The nucleotide sequence TTGGATTGAAGTAGGGAATAAATCTCCCTGAGCTATTCCGATTCCACCAATCTTCGCTGCAATCTATCTTGATCATACTCTGCTTGTATTTTTGATTTTGGATATCCTTCATTTCATCGCACCGAGTTACACAAATATAGGACAACTCTTCCAATTCACATGCTTGCTTGCATATCACGGATAGCTTTGGCAGCTCTTCCAATTTAAGCTTTATCAGCCGAGGAAAACTTTTTGACGTCGTTTGCTTCATGCTGACACCTTGTGGCGATTCTCTAGTTTCAATCAATATTTCCATTTCCTTGTAGTGTGCAACTATGAGCTGCTCAAGGTGTTCAAGGTGATGAACCCATGTCACATCTTTTAATTTATCACATTTATAGATACTAACCACTTTGATGTCCATCCCTGCATTTTTCCACGTCACTTTCTCTAGCCCTAGAAGATTGTTCAGTTCAAAGATTTCCATGTAAGGGAGTAGCCATTGATCATAATTAGGGCCACCTTCAGCTACTAATAACTTCTGACTGTGAGAGCTCTCTACAATGGCTAATTCTCGCAGCTCTTGTAGTTTGGATAAAATTTGCAAGTTAATAATATCCGGATGTTTCTCATCTTCAAAATGGTCCATGCAGAGTGTCTGTGTGCACACCCTTTTCAGTTGTCCCAGTTGTGTTATCTCTGCTATTGTTTGCACAGTATAGCCGAGCATATCCAGATCTATGGTGGAGCTCGCAAATTCTTGCAGGACGTTAGGGAAACTAGCACCAGTATGGAAAAGGTCCAGCCCTCGAAGACTTTTGAGTCCCAAGATAAGCCCTTCTGGTATTGTTTGAAGAACCATGTTATTTCTGATGTACAAGTACTTGAGTTTTGAAAGCTTTCTCAGTACTAGAGGCAAGAGAACAATTGCTGTTGCAGAAAGATTGAGATGTTGCAGTTCGGTCAATGAGCATACCTCAAAAGGCAATCCGATTATTTCCGTCCCCTCCAAGTTTAAAAAGGTTATATTTTGGAAGTAATGAATGAGTTTAAGCGAGAAGACATGTTGAGCCACCAACACCTTGAGTTCTGGCAAACAAACGTTGGAAGACCATTGACACCATCTTGATGTGTCTTCCTCTGATACCCAAGCCTTCTCCACAGTGTGCCACATCTCTTCAGCCAAGGGTGCTCTATATGGGGAATTTTGTAACCACTTGGTCATGTATCCATGTTCATTCGCAATCCAGATAGCCATCAGTCGCATCATGGTGTGCATCTTGACATGTGAATTTTCTGTGGAGTCAATGCTAGTGTCACCTTTTTCCAACATGGATGCACNNNNNNNNNNNNNNNNNNNNNNNNNNNNNNNNNNNNNNNNNNNNNNNNNNNNNNNNNNNNNNNNNNNNNNNNNNNNNNNNNNNNNNNNNNNNNNNNNNNNNNNNNNNNNNNNNNNNNNNNNNNNNNNNNNNNNNNNNNNNNNNNNNNNNNNNNNNNNNNNNNNNNNNNNNNNNNNNNNNNNNNNNNNNNNNNNNNNNNNNNNNNNNNNNNNNNNNNNNNNNNNNNNNNNNNNNNNNNNNNNNNNNNNNNNNNNNNNNNNNNNNNNNNNNNNNNNNNNNNNNNNNNNNNNNNNNNNNNNNNNNNNNNNNNNNNNNNNNNNNNNNNNNNNNNNNNNNNNNNNNNNNNNNNNNNNNNNNNNNNNNNNNNNNNNNNNNNNNNNNNNNNNNNNNNNNNNNNNNNNNNNNNNNNNNNNNNNNNNNNNNNNNNNNNNNNNNNNNNNNNNNNNNNNNNNNNNNNNNNNNNNNNNNNNNNNNNNNNNNNNNNNNNNNNNNNNNNNNNNNNNNNNNNNNNNNNNNNNNNNNNNNNNNNNNNNNNNNNNNNNNNNNNNNNNNNNNNNNNNNNNNNNNNNNNNNNNNNNNNNNNNNNNNNNNNNNNNNNNNNNNNNNNNNNNNNNNNNNNNNNNNNNNNNNNNNNNNNNNNNNNNNNNNNNNNNNNNNNNNNNNNNNNNNNNNNNNNNNNNNNNNNNNNNNNNNNNNNNNNNNGTATCAGTGATTTCATGGAGTTTTGAATTCCCCAGCAGATCTCTGGCGGTTCTCCATTCCCTGTGATCTTTCTTGGGCGACATAAATTTACCGAGTGTGCATAAAGCCATTGGTAAGCCGTTGCACTCCTCAACTATCTGTCGAATATTTAGTTACATAAGTAAGATATGGTTGTACGAAGTGGATGTGGTAAACCACGACAAAAGAAAAGTATACTTATGCAATTAGAAGGAAAGAAAATTGAACTACAATCATAGGCAGAAATGTTGCTATCAACAGTATCTGCAGACACCACTATCGTGCGGCACAAAAAAGGCCTACTTTATACGTATATAATATTTTAAGTTACACTCACTATTTAAATATATTAATTTTTATAATTTAATTAGCTTTTAAGAATTATAATATGTTTATATCCTTGNNNNNNNNNNNNNNNNNNNNNNNNNNNNNNNNNNNNNNNNNNNNNNNNNNNNNNNNNNNNNNNNNNNNNNNNNNNNNNNNNNNNNNNNNNNNNNNNNNNNNNNNNNNNNNNNNNNNNNNNNNNNNNNNNNNNNNNNNNNNNNNNNNNNNNNNNNNNNNNNNNNNNNNNNNNNNNNNNNNNNNNNNNNNNNNNNNNNNNNNNNNNNNNNNNNNNNNNNNNNNNNNNNNNNNNNNNNNNNNNNNNNNNNNNNNNNNNNNNNNNNNNNNNNNNNNNNNNNNNNNNNNNNNNNNNNNNNNNNNNNNNNNNNNNNNNNNNNNNNNNNNNNNNNNNNNNNNNNNNNNNNNNNNNNNNNNNNNNNNNNNNNNNNNNNNNNNNNNNNNNNNNNNNNNNNNNNNNNNNNNNNNNNNNNNNNNNNNNNNNNNNNNNNNNNNNNNNNNNNNNNNNNNNNNNNNNNNNNNNNNNNNNNNNNNNNNNNNNNNNNNNNNNNNNNNNNNNNNNNNNNNNNNNNNNNNNNNNNNNNNNNNNNNNNNNNNNNNNNNNNNNNNNNNNNNNNNNNNNNNNNNNNNNNNNNNNNNNNNNNNNNNNNNNNNNNNNNNNNNNNNNNNNNNNNNNNNNNNNNNNNNNNNNNNNNNNNNNNNNNNNNNNNNNNNNNNNNNNNNNNNNNNNNNNNNNNNNNNNNNNNNNNNNNNNNNNNNNNNNNNNNNNNNNNNNNNNNNNNNNNNNNNNNNNNNNNNNNNNNNNNNNNNNNNNNNNNNNNNNNNNNNNNNNNNNNNNNNNNNNNNNNNNNNNNNNNNNNNNNNNNNNNNNNNNNNNNNNNNNNNNNNNNNNNNNNNNNNNNNNNNNNNNNNNNNNNNNNNNNNNNNNNNNNNNNNNNNNNNNNNNNNNNNNNNNNNNNNNNNNNNNNNNNNNNNNNNNNNNNNNNNNNNNNNNNNNNNNNNNNNNNNNNNNNNNNNNNNNNNNNNNNNNNNNNNNNNNNNNNNNNNNNNNNNNNNNNNNNNNNNNNNNNNNNNNNNNNNNNNNNNNNNNNNNNNNNNNNNNNNNNNNNNNNNNNNNNNNNNNNNNNNNNNNNNNNNNNNNNNNNNNNNNNNNNNNNNNNNNNNNNNNNNNNNNNNNNNNNNNNNNNNNNNNNNNNNNNNNNNNNNNNNNNNNNNNNNNNNNNNNNNNNNNNNNNNNNNNNNNNNNNNNNNNNNNNNNNNNNNNNNNNNNNNNNNNNNNNNNNNNNNNNNNNNNNNNNNNNNNNNNNNNNNNNNNNNNNNNNNNNNNNNNNNNNNNNNNNNNNNNNNNNNNNNNNNNNNNNNNNNNNNNNNNNNNNNNNNNNNNNNNNNNNNNNNNNNNNNNNNNNNNNNNNNNNNNNNNNNNNNNNNNNNNNNNNNNNNNNNNNNNNNNNNNNNNNNNNNNNNNNNNCAAATTTAAATATAATGTCCTGCAAACAGTAGACTATGGCGCAGCTGGTTATTAGCACTTAAAGGAGAGTTTATGCATTTATTTCTACTTCCAATTGTTACATTCTCCTTGTCAGTAGCGACTTGGAACCACTGTATTAGAAAAAGCACAGCTTTTGGGGTATAGCCCGGTGGTTAGGTTGTGGCGGACAAACCGAGGCTTTCGCTGCAAAATTAATTATTCCTGGGAAAATGTATGTTACATCTTCTGTAGCAATAGATAGACAAAAAATTATTTGTCAGCATCTCAAATAAATATAGAATAATTACAAACACAAAATACAATTCAACTTGACAGCTTCTTCATGGCTGAGGCTAAGCTACTTAATGGCCCAACATATATTTGGGCGGCACATTGGTTTTGTCGACCGAGTTGGCCTCAGACGTTGTTTTAAAAATTCGGTTTCAGAAATATTTTGCCCATATTCAGCGATTTCGGTTTATTACATATGGATTACAGTCTGGTCCCAGTCGAATCTGGCCTAACCCAACAATGCCTCCTACAGACGTTATTTAGGGCCTTGTCTCCCTCTTTTATTTATATTACCGGCCGGTTATAGGTCAGTGTCATGGCAGGCTTTTTGTTCTTTCTTGatagcttttttttctttttacagcATGGCTGGCTTCATTAATCTACAGCCTGGTTTAATGCTGTCGTCCGGCCACCCAAATGCAAAGGGCGCGAGAGCCTGGTCATACATTGTACAGAACAGATCATGCAGCAGGAGCAGTTGGTAACATTCAAGTAAACCAGCCATAATACAAAAGCCACCAAGCATATCACTTTTCTCTTGTGAGAAAATAAGCAAGTCACATAGACATTAGAGTTTCAAGAACTTGGATGGGTACATAGATCTCATCTTCATCCCAAGAATGTCACTGATCTAGGATGTCTATCGAATTCCTGATGTACGTAAGTATTACCTCCTTCCTCCTTACTTATACGTCTCTTTAGTTATCCTTTTTTTCCTGCAAAATTCCCGCGCCTCCTCTGGCCTAGCTTGCCAATCTGCTTGTTTGATTGCAGAATGCTTTGATGGGCGCTTTGGCCTATGCCCATGTATGAGCGTTCTGAACGGATCTGTGGAAAACCTTACATCTCAACTAATTGAGTTTAGAGGAGAGAATCAAGCAGTTTAAAGAAGATGAAGCCAGCAGTGTGGGTCATCATTTTCGTTCTTACTCTCATACTCATCATCATGTATGGGAGAATTACAGAAATGATTAACCACATAGGATGGAGCATCTTTTTCGTTTCTATTGTTAAACTTATCACCCACATGTATGGGATGATTCCAGAAGTAGCATGGGACATCCTTGCGAATATGTTTGGCTCCATTTTTGGCATTTACGGTCATATTATTGTTGTTACATGCTATTATCGCTACATGGTGGGGGATCTTGCAGTTGCAGTCGCAAAAGCTATGTGTGATGCAAACCGCCCTTCGTCGTCTGGATACACTCCCTTGTTCTGAACAATGCATTTATTGGCTGAAGAGTGTGGACGATTTGCAACACAATGAGCGAGCCATTAGGGTTGCGTATGGTGGGTATGACTTGAATTACTTAGGCAAGAAAGCATGGCAGCTGCTCAACAAGGCCAATAGTCTCCTCATTCAAGGAGACAGCTTACTGCACCCGAAAGATAATTTGCAGGGAACAATGAACTTCTACATGAAGAAGGTGATTGGTTTCATTAAGACCACAGGTGACGAGTCTACCGGATTGCTGGGGATTTGGGGCATGGGTGGTGTGGGAAAATCATCCCTTCTCAAGCTCATTAGTGATTCTCGTTCAGAGGATGGTTACAATTCCTTAGAAGTTATGTTTGTTCGTGCTGGCATTGGATGTACAGTTAGTCAGGTGCAAGAAGCTATTGCCACTTTTATGGGACTATCTATAACGCACAATGAGACTTCCCAAGCAAATATCATCCGTGACCACCTCAATGATACAAGCTTTTTATTGTTGTTGGATGATCTATGGGAGTATCTTGATTTGGGAGTTGTGGGCATCCCCTTTCCACTGGGGAGAGTTGTGGTCTCCCTCCAGAGAGGtttggaacacaaaacatggcgtAAAGTTGTGTTAACAACACGGAACCTGGACTTGTGTCACAAGATGAAATGTCGCCGTGAAAATATCATCCAAATGGagtgcttcaatgaagaaaggcctGGGAACTCTACCGTGAAGGTTGGCCTGCAATCATCAATAGAGATGATGAAATTGATATTTTGTTGCCACAAAAGAAAAAGCGGTCGCGCCGCAGCCATGCAAAGAGACAGGTGTTGAAGCTGCAGCGGCGCACTGTCTCCCATGACCAGCCGCAGCACCCACAAGATGATGGGTTGCCTGAAATGACGAACTCCTCTGAGAAGGTGCGATGTTTCATTGAGGCCAAGGACACCTAGTCCCTACTAATGGGGATTTGGGGCATGCGAGGCGTGGGCAAGACAACTCTGCTCAGGCTCGTGCGTGATACTTACACAGGTAACAATTGCTTCGATCACATTATGTTCGTTGGGGCTGGAACCGGATCTGTGCTGAACAATGTGCAACATGCTATCAGCATCAATCTAGGTTTTGATTTGGCCATGATGTCATCACTAGATGAGTTGTCCCGAGCCACACATATCTTCAAGTATCTTCAACACAAGAGCTTCTTGTTATTATTGGATGACATAAGAGAGCCCCTTAATTGGTGGGCTGTTGGCGTGCCAATATCACCGTATAGGCAGCAAAAGATTATCTTGGCGACGAGGAGTCAGGCTGCATGTGCCCTCATGGGGTTTCATGCCGCCAACATCATCCAGATGCAGTCTTTGCAAAAAGGGGATGCATGAAGACTCTTCAAAGACAAGGTTGGGATTGGAATCATGGACGATCATCCTCAAGTTCATCATATTGCAAAGCAGGTATGCTGATCAAATACTTGTGTATTTGTGTTTAGGTGTATCTATTTAGTTTTTCACATTCTAGTAAATACCACTCTTGTGGCAACAACTGCTCCAGGACTTACTTGCATTTTGGGTTGTGTATCATAAGCAGATGGTTGCATAGTGCGGAGGCTTGCCCCTAGCCTTATGCGTGCTTGGTCGAGCCATGTCGAATAAGAGAGACCCGAGGGAATGGAGAAGCGCACGCAGTCAGCTCAGGGCTATTAGCTTGGAGCCATGTGAAATCGACGAGAAGATAGGCACTATAATCGCTGACCCTCTGTATAGATGGAGAGGGGACACCATCCTCCCA is from Triticum aestivum cultivar Chinese Spring chromosome 3A, IWGSC CS RefSeq v2.1, whole genome shotgun sequence and encodes:
- the LOC123057299 gene encoding disease resistance protein RPS2-like — translated: SMLEKGDTSIDSTENSHVKMHTMMRLMAIWIANEHGYMTKWLQNSPYRAPLAEEMWHKNITFLNLEGTEIIGLPFEVCSLTELQHLNLSATAIVLLPLVLRKLSKLKYLYIRNNMVLQTIPEGLILGLKSLRGLDLFHTGASFPNVLQEFASSTIDLDMLGYTVQTIAEITQLGQLKRVCTQTLCMDHFEDEKHPDIINLQILSKLQELRELAIVESSHSQKLLVAEGGPNYDQWLLPYMEIFELNNLLGLEKVTWKNAGMDIKVVSIYKCDKLKDVTWVHHLEHLEQLIVAHYKEMEILIETRESPQGVSMKQTTSKSFPRLIKLKLEELPKLSVICKQACELEELSYICVTRCDEMKDIQNQKYKQSMIKIDCSEDWWNRNSSGRFIPYFNPTFSS